One Kitasatospora sp. NBC_01266 genomic window carries:
- a CDS encoding response regulator transcription factor yields MATVLVVEDDPFVRSALIRHLSESGHAVRSVGTALAALREVAQVGCDLVILDLGLPDLDGSEALKMIRGLTNVPVIISTARDDEAEIVRLLNDGADDYLVKPFSGEHLTARMAAVLRRLGGGLAPVTPVLRVGGLAIDAQRREAVLDGRALDLTRREFDLLAFLAARPGVVVPRREILAEVWRQTYGGDQTIDVHLSWLRRKLGETAAEPRYLHTVRGVGVRLEAPAPVIAPVVERQP; encoded by the coding sequence ATGGCAACAGTCCTGGTGGTCGAGGACGACCCCTTCGTCCGTTCGGCCCTGATCCGGCACCTGTCCGAGTCCGGACACGCGGTGCGCAGCGTCGGTACCGCGCTGGCGGCGCTGCGCGAGGTCGCCCAGGTCGGCTGCGACCTGGTGATCCTGGACCTCGGCCTGCCCGACCTGGACGGCAGCGAGGCGCTCAAGATGATCCGCGGCCTGACCAACGTCCCCGTGATCATCTCCACCGCGCGCGACGACGAGGCGGAGATCGTCCGGCTGCTCAACGACGGCGCCGACGACTACCTGGTCAAGCCCTTCTCCGGCGAGCACCTGACGGCCCGGATGGCCGCCGTGCTGCGCCGGCTGGGCGGCGGCCTGGCCCCGGTCACCCCGGTGCTGCGGGTCGGCGGCCTGGCGATCGACGCGCAGCGGCGCGAGGCGGTGCTGGACGGGCGGGCGCTGGACCTGACCCGGCGTGAGTTCGACCTGCTGGCCTTCCTGGCGGCCCGGCCGGGCGTGGTGGTGCCGCGCCGGGAGATCCTGGCCGAGGTCTGGCGGCAGACCTACGGCGGCGACCAGACGATCGACGTCCACCTGTCCTGGCTGCGCCGCAAGCTCGGCGAGACCGCCGCCGAGCCGCGCTACCTGCACACCGTGCGGGGCGTCGGGGTACGTCTG
- the hppD gene encoding 4-hydroxyphenylpyruvate dioxygenase, translating to MTDTAAQSVPAHAGQVDPFPVRGMDAVEFAVGNAKQAAHYYSTAFGMRCVAYRGPETGNRETASYVLESGGARFVFTSVVKAAGEYGKFLEQHVAEHGDGVIDLAIEVPDVYAAYAYATEHGATGLTAPHEVRDEHGTVVLAAIATYGQTRHTLVDRSGYSGPYLPGYVVREPIVEAPKKRNFQAIDHCVGNVELGKMNEWVEFYNRVMGFTNMKEFVGDDIATEYSALMSKVVADGTRKVKFPLNEPAIAKKKSQIDEYLEFYGGPGVQHIALATNDIVHTVRQMRAAGVEFLDTPDSYYDTLGEWVGDTRVPIEQLRELKILADRDEDGYLLQIFTKPVQDKPTVFFEMIERHGSMGFGKGNFKALFEAIEREQERRGNL from the coding sequence ATGACCGATACCGCCGCTCAGTCCGTTCCCGCGCACGCGGGTCAGGTCGACCCCTTCCCGGTTCGGGGGATGGACGCGGTCGAGTTCGCCGTCGGGAACGCCAAGCAGGCCGCGCACTACTACTCCACCGCCTTCGGGATGCGCTGCGTCGCCTACCGCGGCCCGGAGACCGGCAACCGGGAGACCGCCAGCTACGTGCTGGAGTCCGGTGGCGCGCGCTTCGTGTTCACCTCCGTGGTGAAGGCCGCCGGCGAGTACGGCAAGTTCCTCGAGCAGCACGTCGCCGAGCACGGCGACGGTGTGATCGACCTGGCCATCGAGGTGCCGGACGTCTACGCCGCCTACGCCTACGCCACCGAGCACGGCGCCACCGGGCTGACCGCGCCGCACGAGGTGCGCGACGAGCACGGCACCGTGGTGCTGGCCGCCATCGCCACCTACGGGCAGACCCGGCACACCCTGGTCGACCGCTCCGGCTACTCCGGCCCCTACCTGCCCGGCTACGTCGTCCGCGAGCCGATCGTCGAGGCGCCCAAGAAGCGCAACTTCCAGGCCATCGACCACTGCGTGGGCAACGTCGAGCTCGGCAAGATGAACGAGTGGGTCGAGTTCTACAACCGGGTCATGGGCTTCACCAACATGAAGGAGTTCGTCGGCGACGACATCGCCACCGAGTACTCCGCGCTGATGTCCAAGGTGGTCGCCGACGGCACCCGCAAGGTGAAGTTCCCGCTCAACGAGCCGGCCATCGCCAAGAAGAAGTCGCAGATCGACGAGTACCTGGAGTTCTACGGCGGCCCCGGCGTGCAGCACATCGCGCTGGCCACCAACGACATCGTGCACACCGTGCGGCAGATGCGGGCGGCGGGCGTGGAGTTCCTGGACACCCCGGACAGCTACTACGACACGCTCGGCGAGTGGGTGGGCGACACCCGGGTGCCGATCGAGCAGCTGCGCGAGCTGAAGATCCTGGCCGACCGCGACGAGGACGGCTACCTGCTGCAGATCTTCACCAAGCCGGTGCAGGACAAGCCGACCGTCTTCTTCGAGATGATCGAGCGGCACGGCTCGATGGGCTTCGGCAAGGGCAACTTCAAGGCGCTCTTCGAGGCGATCGAGCGTGAGCAGGAGCGGCGCGGCAACCTGTAG
- a CDS encoding Lrp/AsnC family transcriptional regulator — protein MPSEGATVLNSPIDALDGRLIALLAEEPRIGVLECSRRLQVARGTVQARLDRLRARGVIGGFGPEVDPATLGYPVTAFATLEISQGQGAVVRAHLAGVPEVLELHTITGQGDMLCRIVARSNADLQRVIDRVVGFDAIVRASTAIALENPVPYRVLPLVAQAAAEGSADPQRPRPPEADSD, from the coding sequence ATGCCCAGCGAAGGTGCCACCGTGCTGAACTCACCCATCGACGCGCTGGACGGCCGGCTGATCGCGCTGCTGGCCGAGGAGCCCCGGATCGGGGTGCTGGAGTGCTCGCGGCGCCTGCAGGTGGCCCGCGGCACGGTGCAGGCCCGGCTGGACCGGCTGCGCGCCCGCGGGGTGATCGGCGGGTTCGGCCCCGAGGTGGACCCGGCGACACTGGGCTACCCGGTGACCGCCTTCGCCACCCTGGAGATCTCCCAGGGCCAGGGCGCGGTCGTCCGGGCCCACCTGGCCGGCGTCCCCGAGGTGCTGGAGCTGCACACGATCACCGGGCAGGGCGACATGCTCTGCCGGATCGTCGCGCGCTCCAACGCCGACCTGCAGCGGGTGATCGACCGGGTGGTGGGCTTCGACGCGATCGTCCGGGCCTCGACGGCCATCGCGCTGGAGAACCCGGTGCCCTACCGGGTGCTGCCGCTGGTCGCGCAGGCCGCGGCGGAGGGCTCGGCCGATCCGCAGCGGCCCCGGCCGCCGGAGGCCGACTCCGACTGA
- a CDS encoding IclR family transcriptional regulator: MTAETSQTLDRGVRVLKLLADSERGLTVTELAARLAVNRTVVYRLLATLEQHGLVRRDIGGRARVGLGVLRLAHRVHPLLREAALPALRSLAEDLGATAHLTLVDGTEALAVAVVEPSWTDFHVAYRTGLRHPLDESAAGKAILEARKFPGQRRPEQGFVITRAEEQSGASGAAAALVGLSGIEGSVGVVMLNGLVPERVGPRVVEAATEVADALR; this comes from the coding sequence GTGACCGCCGAGACCTCTCAGACCCTCGACCGCGGAGTGCGGGTACTCAAGCTGCTCGCCGACTCCGAGCGCGGGCTCACCGTGACCGAGCTGGCCGCCCGGCTCGCCGTCAACCGCACCGTCGTCTACCGCCTGCTGGCCACCCTGGAGCAGCACGGACTGGTCAGACGCGACATCGGCGGCCGGGCCCGGGTGGGCCTGGGCGTGCTGCGCCTGGCCCACCGGGTGCACCCGCTGCTGCGCGAGGCCGCGCTGCCCGCGCTGCGCAGCCTGGCCGAGGACCTCGGCGCGACCGCCCACCTGACCCTGGTGGACGGTACCGAGGCGCTCGCCGTGGCCGTGGTCGAGCCCAGCTGGACCGACTTCCACGTCGCCTACCGGACCGGACTGCGCCATCCGCTGGATGAGAGCGCGGCCGGCAAGGCGATCCTGGAGGCCCGCAAGTTCCCCGGTCAGCGCCGACCCGAGCAGGGTTTCGTGATCACCCGGGCGGAGGAGCAGTCCGGCGCCAGCGGGGCGGCCGCCGCGCTGGTCGGGCTGAGCGGCATCGAGGGCAGCGTCGGTGTGGTGATGCTCAACGGGCTGGTGCCCGAGCGGGTCGGCCCCCGGGTGGTGGAGGCCGCGACCGAGGTGGCCGACGCGCTGCGTTGA
- a CDS encoding DEAD/DEAH box helicase, which translates to MSPLFSDAVEPHQSARPSGAAAGAHHLSPAFPGRAPWGTAGKLRAWQQGALDRYIEKQPRDFMAVATPGAGKTTFALTLASYLLHNHLVQQVTVVAPTEHLKKQWAEAAARIGIRLDPAYSSGPLSKDYHGIVVTYAGVGVNPMLHRNRTEARKTLVIMDEIHHAGDSKSWGEACFEAFEPATRRLALTGTPFRSDTNPIPFVQYEQDTDGLRKSVADYTYGYGHALADHVVRPVIFLSYSGNMRWRTKSGDELEARLGEPMTKDLIAQAWRTALAPQGEWIPNVLRAADKRLTEVRKAIPDAGGLVIATDQNAARAYAKMIREITGCKATLVLSDESEASQRISDFSAGDDRWMVAVRMVSEGVDVPRLAVGVYATSISTPLFFAQAVGRFVRARKRGETASVFLPSVPMLLGFANEMELQRDHVLDRPKKEGDGLFDEEDRLLAEAERANDGPDGAGGEELSYEAIGSDAVFDRVLYNAMEFGMQAHPGSEEEEEYLGIPGLLEPDQVHLLLQKRQTRQIQRSKAKPAEEADLIELPAEQRPVITHQELRDLRKELNGLVAAWHHRTNQPHGTIHNELRRQCGGPLTAQATANQLKARIAKVKEWAR; encoded by the coding sequence ATGTCGCCGCTGTTCTCCGACGCCGTCGAGCCGCATCAATCGGCCCGGCCCTCGGGTGCCGCGGCGGGAGCGCACCACCTGTCGCCGGCCTTCCCCGGCCGTGCCCCCTGGGGGACGGCCGGCAAGCTGCGGGCCTGGCAGCAGGGGGCGCTGGACCGGTACATCGAGAAGCAGCCCCGGGACTTCATGGCCGTCGCGACCCCCGGCGCCGGTAAGACCACCTTCGCCCTGACGCTGGCCTCCTACCTGCTGCACAACCACCTGGTGCAGCAGGTCACGGTGGTCGCGCCGACCGAGCACCTGAAGAAGCAGTGGGCCGAGGCCGCGGCGCGGATAGGCATCAGGCTGGACCCGGCCTACTCCTCGGGTCCGCTGTCGAAGGACTACCACGGCATCGTGGTCACCTATGCGGGCGTGGGCGTCAACCCGATGCTGCACCGCAACCGCACCGAGGCGCGCAAGACGCTGGTGATCATGGATGAGATCCATCACGCCGGCGACTCCAAGTCCTGGGGCGAGGCCTGCTTCGAGGCCTTCGAGCCGGCCACCCGGCGGCTCGCGCTGACCGGGACGCCGTTCCGCTCGGACACCAACCCGATCCCGTTCGTCCAGTACGAGCAGGACACCGACGGGCTGCGCAAGTCGGTGGCCGACTACACCTACGGGTACGGGCACGCGCTGGCCGACCACGTCGTGCGCCCGGTGATCTTCCTCTCGTACAGCGGCAACATGCGCTGGCGCACCAAGTCCGGCGACGAGCTGGAGGCCCGGCTCGGCGAGCCGATGACCAAGGACCTGATCGCCCAGGCCTGGCGCACCGCGCTGGCCCCGCAGGGCGAGTGGATCCCGAACGTGCTGCGGGCCGCCGACAAGCGGCTGACCGAGGTGCGCAAGGCGATCCCGGACGCCGGCGGGCTGGTGATCGCCACCGACCAGAACGCGGCCCGCGCCTACGCCAAGATGATCCGCGAGATCACCGGGTGCAAGGCCACCCTGGTGCTCTCCGACGAGAGCGAGGCCTCCCAGCGGATCTCCGACTTCTCGGCCGGCGACGACCGCTGGATGGTCGCGGTCCGGATGGTCTCCGAGGGCGTCGACGTGCCGCGCCTGGCGGTCGGCGTCTACGCCACCTCGATCTCCACCCCGCTCTTCTTCGCCCAGGCGGTGGGCCGCTTCGTGCGTGCCCGCAAGCGCGGCGAGACCGCCTCGGTCTTCCTGCCCTCGGTGCCGATGCTGCTCGGCTTCGCCAACGAGATGGAACTGCAGCGCGACCACGTGCTGGACCGCCCGAAGAAGGAGGGGGACGGCCTCTTCGACGAGGAGGACCGGCTGCTCGCCGAGGCCGAGCGGGCCAACGACGGACCGGACGGGGCGGGCGGCGAGGAGCTCTCCTACGAGGCGATCGGCTCGGACGCGGTCTTCGACCGGGTGCTCTACAACGCCATGGAATTCGGCATGCAGGCGCACCCGGGCAGCGAGGAGGAGGAGGAGTACCTCGGCATCCCCGGCCTGCTCGAGCCGGACCAGGTGCACCTGCTGCTGCAGAAGCGCCAGACCCGGCAGATCCAGCGCTCCAAGGCCAAACCGGCCGAGGAGGCCGACCTGATCGAACTCCCGGCCGAGCAGCGGCCGGTGATCACCCATCAGGAGCTGCGCGACCTGCGCAAGGAGCTGAACGGTCTGGTCGCCGCCTGGCACCACCGGACCAACCAGCCGCACGGCACCATCCACAACGAGCTGCGCCGCCAGTGCGGCGGACCGCTCACCGCGCAGGCGACCGCCAACCAGCTGAAGGCGCGGATCGCCAAGGTCAAGGAGTGGGCCCGGTGA
- a CDS encoding type II toxin-antitoxin system death-on-curing family toxin: MSYLYLSAEDVLAIAAAACDDMQIVVRDIGLLESAAHRPTAEMFGQEAYPDLFDKAAALLQSLAINHPLFDGNKRTAWLSCVTFLAINGVELVPDIDAAEELVIAVATGELEEIKTISHGLRALYPERP, encoded by the coding sequence GTGAGCTACCTGTACCTCTCTGCCGAGGACGTCCTGGCGATCGCGGCGGCTGCCTGTGACGACATGCAGATCGTCGTGCGGGATATCGGCCTGCTGGAGTCGGCGGCCCACCGGCCCACTGCCGAGATGTTCGGCCAGGAGGCGTATCCGGACCTCTTCGACAAGGCGGCGGCCCTGCTGCAGTCGCTGGCGATCAACCACCCGCTCTTCGATGGCAACAAGCGCACCGCGTGGCTCTCCTGCGTCACCTTCCTGGCGATCAACGGAGTCGAGCTGGTGCCGGACATCGATGCCGCCGAGGAACTGGTGATCGCCGTCGCGACCGGTGAGCTGGAGGAGATCAAGACGATCTCCCACGGACTGCGTGCGCTCTACCCGGAGCGTCCCTGA
- a CDS encoding CopG family transcriptional regulator, translated as MAMNLRLRDDQAEALKQRAEQEGTSMNAIVVKAVDDYLARTAQQALVRETALKQAAKWRELMERLK; from the coding sequence ATGGCAATGAACCTTCGTCTCCGGGACGACCAGGCAGAGGCCCTGAAGCAGCGAGCCGAGCAGGAGGGGACCAGCATGAACGCGATAGTGGTCAAGGCGGTGGACGACTACCTGGCCCGGACCGCCCAGCAGGCCCTGGTGCGCGAGACCGCGCTCAAGCAGGCCGCGAAGTGGCGTGAGCTGATGGAGCGGCTCAAGTGA
- a CDS encoding SsgA family sporulation/cell division regulator, with product MRSATVEHAVHARLILSGHCSTGLRATLCYRADDPLAVRMVFPCEYSLDEPLGPQPGAEVVWVFARQLLAAGLNLPAGLGDVHIRPSRGPYTMVELRAAEGIALLRFEAVDLRRFLSASYRCVPDGEEGRHLDADRALAELLR from the coding sequence ATGCGCAGCGCCACCGTCGAGCACGCCGTCCACGCCCGCCTGATCCTCTCCGGGCACTGCTCCACCGGCCTGCGCGCGACCCTGTGCTACCGGGCCGACGACCCGCTCGCGGTGCGGATGGTCTTCCCCTGCGAGTACTCGCTGGACGAGCCGCTCGGCCCGCAGCCCGGGGCCGAGGTGGTCTGGGTGTTCGCCCGGCAGTTGCTGGCCGCCGGGCTGAACCTGCCGGCCGGCCTCGGGGACGTGCACATCCGCCCCTCCCGCGGGCCCTACACGATGGTCGAGCTGCGGGCCGCCGAGGGCATCGCGCTGCTCCGGTTCGAGGCCGTCGACCTGCGGCGCTTCCTGTCCGCCAGCTACCGGTGCGTGCCGGACGGCGAGGAGGGCCGCCACCTGGACGCCGACCGGGCGCTGGCCGAACTGCTGCGGTGA
- a CDS encoding class F sortase has protein sequence MSGRRSPWSGAVALGATVVVGAWLVHDGTHGTLPPAPSAGQAFADGAIRPAGLSGTPMARSVPVRISIPAIGVNAPVTGVGLDGSGHLATPPDRERNLAGWYQGGVTPGQRGTALLVGHVDTTAGPAVFYPLGALRRGERIDVVRADGSTAWFVVDAIEVYDKTAFPDHRVYGRAPDPQLRLITCGGGFTKGRGYHGNVVVYAHLTGHRGAA, from the coding sequence GTGAGCGGGCGGAGGAGCCCCTGGTCGGGGGCGGTGGCGCTGGGGGCGACGGTGGTGGTGGGGGCCTGGCTGGTACACGACGGCACGCACGGCACGCTGCCGCCCGCCCCGTCCGCCGGGCAGGCGTTCGCCGACGGCGCGATCCGCCCGGCCGGGCTCAGCGGCACCCCGATGGCCCGCTCGGTACCGGTGCGGATCAGCATCCCGGCGATCGGGGTGAACGCCCCGGTGACCGGGGTCGGCCTGGACGGCTCGGGCCACCTGGCCACCCCGCCGGACCGCGAGCGCAACCTGGCCGGCTGGTACCAGGGCGGGGTGACGCCGGGCCAGCGCGGCACCGCGCTGCTGGTCGGCCACGTGGACACCACCGCGGGACCCGCGGTCTTCTACCCGCTGGGCGCCCTGCGCCGCGGCGAGCGGATCGACGTGGTGCGGGCCGACGGCAGCACCGCCTGGTTCGTGGTCGACGCGATCGAGGTCTACGACAAGACCGCCTTCCCCGACCACCGGGTCTACGGCCGCGCCCCCGACCCGCAGCTGCGGCTGATCACCTGCGGCGGCGGTTTCACCAAGGGGCGGGGCTACCACGGCAACGTCGTGGTGTACGCGCATCTGACGGGCCATCGGGGCGCGGCGTGA